A genomic window from Triticum urartu cultivar G1812 chromosome 7, Tu2.1, whole genome shotgun sequence includes:
- the LOC125524946 gene encoding cytosolic sulfotransferase 5-like — translation MATNAASAPAGPVPFKDVVVDNVDLVTTMPAERYSKDDGDVLVSALPSKLVAGSTNSQRMLRCYQGFWLPESFVPAAIGLHRRFVPRPNDVIIASLPKCGTTWLNALAFATMARRSYPPAGADHPLLRLSPHQCVPFLDALLAGGGREARLDALPSPRLMYTHMPQTMLPRAGGCRVVYICREPKDTAVSLWHFRRSIHPELSFADTFESICGGANPYGPFWDHILGYWRASESGPENVLFLRYEELLRDPAENVRKLARFVGMPFSQAEEEAGVVRGIVELCSLESLKNQEVNRNGYMDGLKFPRKALFRKGVAGDWVNHMTPEMARRMDEIVADKLRATGLTFQ, via the coding sequence ATGGCGACCAACGCAGCTAGTGCTCCGGCAGGCCCTGTCCCGTTCAAGGATGTTGTCGTGGACAACGTCGACCTGGTCACCACCATGCCGGCGGAGAGGTATTCGAAAGACGACGGCGATGTCCTGGTATCGGCGCTGCCGAGCAAGCTGGTGGCCGGCAGCACCAACTCCCAGCGCATGCTCCGCTGCTACCAGGGCTTCTGGCTGCCGGAGTCATTCGTGCCGGCGGCCATCGGCCTCCATCGCCGCTTCGTACCCCGCCCCAACGACGTCATCATCGCCAGCCTGCCCAAGTGCGGCACGACGTGGCTCAACGCCCTggcgttcgccacgatggcgcgCCGCTCTTACCCGCCCGCCGGCGCCGACCACCCACTCCTCCGCCTCAGCCCGCACCAGTGCGTGCCTTTTCTGGACGCTCTCCTCGCCGGAGGCGGCCGGGAGGCCAGGCTCGACGCGCTCCCGTCCCCGCGCCTCATGTATACGCACATGCCGCAGACGATGCTGCCGCGCGCCGGCGGCTGCAGGGTCGTGTACATCTGCAGGGAGCCAAAGGACACCGCCGTCTCGCTATGGCATTTCCGCCGCAGCATACACCCGGAGCTCTCTTTCGCCGACACCTTCGAGTCCATCTGCGGCGGCGCCAACCCGTACGGGCCGTTCTGGGACCACATCCTCGGGTACTGGCGCGCGAGCGAGTCGGGCCCGGAGAACGTGCTCTTCTTGAGGTACGAGGAGCTGCTGCGGGACCCCGCCGAGAACGTGAGAAAGCTCGCGCGGTTCGTTGGCATGCCGTTCTCCcaggcggaggaggaggccggcgtcGTCCGCGGCATCGTCGAGCTCTGCAGCCTCGAGAGCCTGAAGAACCAGGAGGTGAACAGGAATGGGTACATGGACGGCCTCAAGTTCCCTCGCAAGGCCCTCTTCCGGAAGGGCGTGGCCGGCGACTGGGTGAACCACATGACGCCGGAGATGGCGCGCCGCATGGACGAGATCGTCGCCGACAAGCTCCGCGCCACGGGGCTCACATTCCAGTGA
- the LOC125524947 gene encoding 16.0 kDa heat shock protein, peroxisomal-like, whose amino-acid sequence MADLFFGGSPFRRLLYARPLASATAAMDWVETPTSHVLRINVPGLGKDDVKIQVEDGNVLSVRGAAKEKGKEGNEEEAVWHVAERGKTEFAREVALPEHVRVEQIRASVDNGVLTVVVPKEPAPARPRTRPIAVSSKL is encoded by the coding sequence ATGGCGGACCTCTTCTTCGGGGGAAGCCCCTTCCGGCGGCTCCTCTACGCCCGCCCCTTGGCCTCCGCCACGGCGGCCATGGACTGGGTGGAGACCCCGACCTCCCACGTCCTCCGGATCAACGTCCCGGGGCTGGGCAAGGACGACGTCAAGATCCAGGTGGAGGACGGCAACGTGCTCAGCGTCAGGGGCGCGGCgaaggagaaggggaaggagGGAAACGAGGAAGAGGCAGTGTGGCACGTGGCGGAGCGCGGGAAGACGGAGTTCGCGCGGGAGGTGGCGCTGCCGGAGCACGTCAGGGTGGAGCAGATCAGGGCCAGCGTCGACAACGGCGTGCTCACCGTCGTCGTGCCCAAGGAGCCCGCTCCGGCACGGCCCCGGACCAGGCCCATCGCGGTCTCCAGCAAGCTGTGA